A section of the Mesorhizobium loti genome encodes:
- a CDS encoding 50S ribosomal protein L11 methyltransferase, producing the protein MTQTRIHFTTGKIEAERVFAALELAFEDEGLPIAVLEVDEDKDIHEVSLYADGDVDAVEARVKDILAGLALSKPVEREALPDIDWVARSLEGLKPVRAGRFFVHGGHDRTKRHSGELAIEIEAGLAFGTGHHGTTAGCLEMLEKVVRREHPRNALDLGTGSAVLAIAVAKLAHIPVLATDIDPVAVKVAAANARLNHVKALVETVTAPGFHHPIFGKRAPFDLIVANILARPLMRLAPQMARHIALGGSIVLSGILDRQRDAVISAYVGQNFRHVRTLHREGWVTIHLKH; encoded by the coding sequence ATGACCCAGACGCGGATCCATTTCACCACCGGAAAGATCGAGGCGGAGCGCGTCTTCGCGGCGCTTGAGTTGGCCTTCGAGGATGAAGGCTTGCCGATTGCCGTGCTCGAAGTCGACGAGGACAAGGACATCCACGAGGTCTCGCTCTACGCCGATGGCGACGTCGACGCCGTCGAGGCGCGAGTGAAGGACATTCTTGCCGGCCTCGCTTTGTCGAAGCCGGTCGAGCGCGAGGCACTGCCCGACATCGACTGGGTGGCGCGTTCGCTGGAAGGCCTGAAACCGGTGCGCGCCGGCCGTTTCTTCGTCCACGGTGGACATGATCGCACAAAGCGTCACAGTGGCGAACTCGCCATCGAGATCGAGGCAGGCCTCGCCTTCGGCACCGGCCACCATGGCACCACCGCCGGCTGCCTGGAAATGCTGGAGAAGGTGGTGCGGCGCGAGCATCCCCGCAATGCGCTCGACCTCGGCACCGGCAGCGCGGTGCTGGCCATCGCCGTCGCCAAGCTGGCGCATATACCGGTGCTCGCCACCGACATCGATCCCGTGGCGGTGAAGGTCGCCGCCGCCAATGCGCGGCTCAACCATGTCAAGGCGCTTGTCGAAACGGTGACCGCGCCGGGCTTTCACCACCCGATCTTTGGCAAGCGTGCTCCCTTCGATCTCATCGTCGCCAACATATTGGCGCGGCCGCTGATGCGGCTGGCGCCGCAAATGGCCAGGCATATCGCGCTCGGCGGCTCGATCGTGCTGTCAGGCATTCTCGATCGCCAGCGCGACGCCGTCATCTCGGCCTATGTCGGCCAGAATTTCCGGCACGTGCGCACCTTGCACCGCGAAGGCTGGGTGACGATCCATCTCAAGCATTGA
- a CDS encoding MATE family efflux transporter, which yields MTEKMPTRRRTGDLTSGPIPRTLLLFALPVLGSNVLQSLNGSINAVWVGRFLGESALTATSNANLVLFLILGTVFGIGMAATILVAQSVGARDLPEARRIVGTSATFFFLVSIVFAVCGWIWVDAILNTLGTPADALPLARSYLRIIFIAVPMMNLLSFVMTVLRGAGDSRTPFFFMALAVVLDIVLNPLLIRGIGPFPELGIAGSATSTLIGQTVSVIAILVVLYARKHPLRLAGANLTLLWPDPALLRIVVFKGVPMGLQMIVISAAALTVMGIVNSYGSQVAAAYGIAAQLWTYIQMPALAIGAAVSSMAAQNVGAGRWDRIGRVAASGVGFNLVLTGALVALLWLFDRSILSLFLSSDSAAIDIAAHINTVASWSFILFGVTIVLFATVRATGAVMPPLIILVISVLVIRTGFAYFMRGVIGEEALWWSFPAGSITSLVLAAAYYRFGGWRTMHMIEDRPAAGEPPDTGLGVPRERANMAPETPNG from the coding sequence ATGACCGAAAAAATGCCCACGCGCCGGCGCACCGGCGACCTGACCAGCGGCCCGATCCCACGCACGCTGCTGCTGTTTGCCTTGCCGGTGTTGGGCTCCAACGTGCTGCAGTCGCTCAACGGGTCCATCAATGCCGTCTGGGTCGGCCGTTTCCTTGGCGAATCGGCCCTGACGGCCACCTCCAACGCCAACCTCGTCCTGTTCCTGATCCTGGGCACGGTGTTCGGCATCGGCATGGCGGCGACCATCCTGGTGGCGCAGTCGGTCGGTGCCCGCGATCTGCCCGAGGCGCGCCGCATCGTCGGCACCAGCGCCACCTTCTTCTTCCTCGTTTCCATAGTCTTCGCGGTATGCGGCTGGATCTGGGTCGACGCCATCCTCAACACGCTTGGCACACCGGCGGACGCCTTGCCGCTGGCGCGGTCCTATCTGCGCATCATCTTCATCGCCGTGCCGATGATGAACCTTCTGTCCTTCGTCATGACCGTGCTGCGCGGCGCCGGCGATTCGCGTACGCCCTTCTTCTTCATGGCGCTGGCGGTCGTGCTCGATATCGTGCTCAACCCCCTGCTGATCCGCGGCATCGGCCCCTTCCCCGAACTCGGCATCGCCGGATCGGCGACTTCGACGCTGATCGGTCAGACCGTGAGCGTCATCGCCATCCTTGTCGTGCTCTATGCGCGCAAGCATCCGCTGCGGCTGGCCGGCGCCAATCTCACGCTGCTGTGGCCCGACCCCGCCTTGCTGCGCATTGTCGTCTTCAAGGGCGTGCCGATGGGGCTGCAGATGATCGTCATCTCGGCGGCGGCGCTGACGGTGATGGGCATCGTCAATTCCTACGGCTCGCAAGTAGCCGCCGCCTACGGCATCGCCGCGCAGCTGTGGACCTACATCCAGATGCCGGCGCTCGCCATCGGTGCCGCGGTCTCCTCGATGGCGGCGCAGAATGTCGGCGCCGGCCGCTGGGACCGGATCGGCCGCGTCGCCGCCTCCGGCGTCGGCTTCAACCTTGTCCTGACCGGCGCTCTCGTTGCGCTGTTGTGGCTCTTCGACCGCTCGATCCTCAGCCTGTTCCTGAGCAGCGACAGCGCGGCGATTGATATCGCCGCCCATATCAACACCGTGGCGTCCTGGTCGTTCATCCTGTTCGGCGTCACCATCGTGCTGTTCGCCACGGTGCGCGCCACCGGTGCGGTGATGCCGCCGCTGATCATCCTGGTGATCTCGGTGCTCGTCATACGCACCGGCTTTGCCTATTTCATGCGCGGCGTGATCGGCGAGGAAGCGTTGTGGTGGAGTTTTCCGGCTGGCTCGATCACCTCGCTGGTTCTGGCCGCGGCCTATTACCGCTTCGGCGGCTGGCGCACCATGCACATGATCGAGGACAGGCCGGCCGCCGGCGAGCCGCCGGATACCGGGCTTGGCGTGCCGCGTGAGCGCGCGAACATGGCGCCTGAAACGCCGAACGGCTGA
- a CDS encoding GcvT family protein: MKPHYRAVVIGGGVVGASVLYHLTRFGWSDVALIERAELTAGSTWHAAAGFHALNADPNVAALQDYTINLYREIEAESGQDIGLHMTGGVNIASDPQRWEWLKSAWAVFQSVGIETARLVTPEEIKAICPIVDVTGVLGGLHDSNEGHLDPYGTTHAYAGAAKKRGAEVILRNRVVELKSRADGRWDVVTEQGTIVAEHVVNAGGLWAKQLGRMAGVDLPVTPMEHHYFVTEDITEIAALDREIGITVDLDGFSYLRQERKGVLLGVYEQNPKHWNMDGAPWDYGIELTPEDIDRISPELAKAHERFPCLASAGIRKWVNGAFTFTPDGNPIVGPVRGLKNYWVACGVMAGFSQGGGVGKSLAEWMIYGEPQADIFGMDIARYGAFAANREYLKQTTRQFYSRRFVMTFPNERLPAGRPLKRPGAYDGMSAAGCEWTASWGLEIPAYFAPMGFRESTTLKRSNAFDIVGDEALQVRRAAGLVDISAYSRYAVSGANAEAWLDRLLACKLPKAGQARLAPMLGPDGRLKGDLTVINWGGDDYWLMGSYYLREFHMRWFESQAGEGVTVTDISDATGGFLLTGPNARKILERTTHQDVSAAALPFMACGTFDIGMVRARVARLSIAGELGFEISCPVTMHATLRDTLLAAGEDLGLAEVGYYALNALRLEKSFGIWSREFTQGYTPGETGLDRFIAFDKGDFVGREAALTERQAGTSRRIVTLEIDAVDADASGFEPVWRDGRRIGFVTSGGFGYTIGKSVALALVDDDFAEEGTALSVHIVGVERPARIIAASPYDPSGKAMRQ, translated from the coding sequence TTGAAGCCGCACTACCGCGCAGTCGTCATCGGGGGTGGGGTGGTCGGCGCCTCGGTGCTCTACCATCTGACGCGGTTCGGCTGGTCCGATGTCGCACTGATCGAGCGCGCCGAATTGACGGCCGGTTCGACCTGGCACGCGGCGGCCGGGTTTCATGCGCTCAATGCCGATCCCAACGTCGCGGCGCTGCAGGATTACACCATCAACCTCTATCGCGAGATCGAGGCCGAGTCCGGCCAGGACATCGGCCTGCACATGACCGGCGGCGTCAACATCGCCAGCGACCCCCAGCGTTGGGAGTGGCTGAAATCGGCCTGGGCGGTGTTCCAGTCGGTCGGCATCGAAACCGCGCGGCTGGTGACTCCCGAAGAGATCAAGGCGATCTGCCCGATCGTCGATGTCACCGGCGTGCTCGGCGGCCTGCATGATTCCAACGAAGGCCATCTCGACCCCTACGGCACCACGCATGCCTATGCTGGCGCCGCGAAGAAGCGCGGGGCCGAGGTGATCCTGCGCAACCGTGTCGTCGAATTGAAGTCCCGCGCGGACGGTCGCTGGGACGTCGTCACCGAACAGGGCACCATCGTCGCCGAGCATGTCGTCAACGCCGGCGGGCTCTGGGCCAAGCAGCTCGGACGCATGGCCGGCGTCGACCTGCCGGTGACGCCGATGGAGCACCATTATTTCGTCACCGAGGACATTACGGAGATCGCGGCACTTGACCGGGAGATCGGCATCACCGTCGACCTCGACGGCTTCTCCTACCTGCGCCAGGAGCGCAAGGGCGTGCTGCTTGGCGTCTACGAGCAGAACCCGAAGCACTGGAACATGGACGGCGCGCCTTGGGACTACGGGATCGAGCTGACCCCGGAAGACATCGACCGCATCAGTCCCGAACTCGCCAAGGCGCATGAGCGCTTTCCCTGCCTGGCGAGCGCCGGCATCCGCAAATGGGTCAACGGCGCCTTCACCTTCACGCCGGACGGCAACCCTATCGTCGGACCGGTGCGCGGCCTGAAAAACTACTGGGTCGCCTGCGGCGTCATGGCCGGCTTCAGCCAGGGCGGCGGCGTCGGCAAATCGCTGGCCGAATGGATGATTTACGGCGAGCCGCAGGCCGACATTTTCGGCATGGACATCGCCCGCTATGGCGCCTTCGCCGCCAATCGCGAATATCTGAAGCAGACGACGCGGCAGTTCTATTCGCGCCGTTTCGTCATGACCTTTCCCAATGAGCGTCTGCCAGCCGGCAGGCCCTTGAAACGCCCCGGCGCCTATGACGGCATGAGTGCCGCGGGTTGCGAGTGGACCGCATCGTGGGGGCTGGAGATCCCGGCCTATTTCGCGCCGATGGGGTTTCGCGAAAGCACCACGCTCAAGCGGTCCAACGCCTTCGACATCGTCGGCGACGAGGCGCTGCAGGTCCGGCGTGCCGCTGGCCTCGTCGATATCTCGGCCTATTCACGTTATGCGGTGTCCGGCGCGAATGCGGAGGCATGGCTCGACCGGCTGCTGGCATGCAAGCTGCCGAAGGCGGGACAGGCGCGGCTGGCGCCGATGCTCGGGCCGGACGGGCGGCTGAAGGGCGACCTCACGGTAATCAACTGGGGCGGCGACGATTATTGGCTGATGGGTTCCTACTATCTCAGGGAATTCCACATGCGCTGGTTCGAGAGCCAGGCAGGAGAGGGCGTCACGGTCACAGACATTTCCGACGCAACGGGCGGCTTCCTGCTGACCGGGCCGAATGCGCGGAAAATCCTGGAGCGTACAACACATCAGGACGTCTCCGCCGCCGCACTGCCGTTCATGGCTTGCGGCACGTTCGACATCGGCATGGTGCGGGCGCGGGTTGCCCGCCTCTCTATCGCCGGCGAGCTCGGCTTCGAGATCAGTTGCCCGGTAACCATGCATGCCACGCTGCGCGACACGCTGCTTGCGGCCGGTGAAGATCTTGGCCTGGCCGAGGTCGGCTACTACGCGCTCAATGCGCTCAGGTTGGAGAAAAGCTTCGGCATCTGGTCACGCGAATTCACGCAGGGCTACACGCCAGGCGAGACCGGCCTCGACCGCTTCATCGCCTTCGACAAGGGCGATTTCGTCGGCCGCGAGGCGGCACTGACGGAACGCCAGGCAGGTACCTCGCGGCGGATCGTGACGCTGGAGATCGATGCCGTTGATGCCGACGCAAGCGGCTTCGAGCCGGTCTGGCGCGACGGCCGACGCATCGGCTTCGTCACTTCGGGCGGCTTTGGCTACACGATCGGCAAGAGCGTCGCGCTGGCGTTGGTCGACGACGATTTTGCCGAGGAGGGGACGGCGCTTTCGGTGCACATTGTCGGCGTCGAGCGGCCGGCACGGATCATCGCGGCCTCGCCCTACGATCCCTCGGGCAAGGCGATGCGGCAATGA
- a CDS encoding DapH/DapD/GlmU-related protein codes for MDRSEDLVLKAPEPRIHPTAELKACKLGRYASIGERVVLREVSVGDFSYFERHAEAIYTSIGKFCSIAANSRINALEHPIERLTQHKVSYRPNEYFRWLGVDAAFRERRRANAVTIGHDVWVGHGAVIMPGITVGNGAVIGANAVVTQDVPSYMIVAGVPAKPLRRRFPPAVAARIEALAWWDWPVEKLARAVPDIQAMPIEAFLDRWENDAA; via the coding sequence ATGGACCGTTCCGAAGACCTCGTCCTCAAGGCCCCCGAGCCGCGCATCCATCCGACCGCGGAACTCAAGGCATGCAAGCTTGGCCGCTACGCCTCGATCGGCGAGCGGGTGGTGCTGCGCGAAGTGAGCGTCGGCGACTTCTCCTATTTCGAGCGCCATGCCGAGGCTATCTATACGAGCATCGGCAAATTCTGCTCGATCGCCGCCAACAGCCGCATCAATGCGCTGGAACATCCGATCGAGCGGCTGACGCAGCACAAGGTCAGCTATCGGCCGAACGAGTATTTTCGTTGGCTGGGCGTCGATGCCGCGTTCCGCGAGCGGCGGCGAGCGAATGCCGTGACCATCGGCCATGACGTCTGGGTCGGCCACGGTGCGGTGATCATGCCTGGCATCACTGTCGGCAATGGTGCTGTCATCGGAGCCAATGCGGTGGTGACGCAGGACGTACCGTCCTACATGATCGTCGCCGGCGTGCCGGCGAAGCCGCTGCGACGGCGCTTTCCCCCGGCTGTCGCGGCACGGATCGAAGCGCTCGCCTGGTGGGACTGGCCGGTCGAGAAACTCGCCAGGGCGGTTCCCGACATCCAGGCAATGCCGATCGAGGCCTTCCTCGACCGTTGGGAAAACGACGCCGCCTAG
- a CDS encoding esterase-like activity of phytase family protein, which translates to MKHLHRTVALGVALTLFTALTPALADSTATVGATSFVNKGLVGVGRIPAAQRDKFGETFGSGSGMSIDVAGWTHDAGTYKGSLWLLPDRGYNVAGTTDYRPRLNTIGIEFTPAAPGAAGQEQTGVKATLADTLLLTDDKGTDATGLDPLSDVRAAAGDMPMLPAATNGKLALDNEAVVRLPDGSMFVSDEYGPNIYRFSAQGRLMSATQPPAALVPMRKGAPNFSSDNPGPGAADPDPKDPDTGRQNNQGLEGMAMTPDGKFLIAVLQSATRQDGGDSASTRQNTRALVYDASDLAHLKLAHEYVVPLPVFKDAKGKTKVAAQSEIVALSDTAFLMLARDSGNGQGLKGDTSLYREISIVDVSSATDIAGGPFDAADKPLAPKGVLDPSVTPAKLTPFIDINDNAELGRFGLHNGAPNDQNNLSEKWEAMSLASVLDPKLPDDYFLFVANDNDFLAQDGFQVGAPYKADDGADVDTMFLVYQVTLPGLAKK; encoded by the coding sequence ATGAAACACCTGCACCGAACCGTCGCGCTCGGCGTCGCGCTGACCTTGTTCACCGCCTTGACGCCGGCGCTCGCCGACAGCACCGCGACCGTCGGCGCCACCAGCTTTGTCAACAAGGGCCTGGTGGGCGTTGGCCGCATTCCTGCCGCCCAGCGCGACAAGTTCGGCGAGACGTTCGGCTCAGGCTCCGGCATGTCGATCGACGTCGCCGGCTGGACGCATGACGCGGGCACCTACAAGGGTTCGCTCTGGTTGCTGCCGGACCGCGGTTACAACGTCGCCGGCACCACGGACTACCGGCCGCGCCTCAACACCATCGGCATCGAGTTCACGCCGGCGGCACCGGGTGCTGCTGGCCAGGAACAGACAGGCGTGAAGGCAACGCTTGCCGACACCTTGCTGCTCACCGACGACAAGGGCACTGATGCCACCGGCCTCGATCCGCTGTCGGATGTGCGCGCCGCGGCTGGCGACATGCCGATGCTGCCCGCCGCCACCAACGGCAAGCTCGCCCTCGACAACGAGGCGGTCGTGCGGCTGCCCGACGGTTCGATGTTCGTCTCCGATGAATATGGCCCGAATATCTACCGGTTCTCGGCGCAAGGCCGCCTGATGTCGGCGACCCAGCCGCCGGCGGCCCTGGTGCCGATGCGCAAGGGCGCACCGAACTTCTCCTCTGACAATCCCGGTCCAGGTGCAGCCGACCCCGATCCGAAGGATCCCGATACCGGCCGCCAGAACAACCAGGGCCTGGAAGGCATGGCGATGACGCCGGACGGCAAGTTCCTGATCGCCGTGCTGCAATCGGCGACTAGGCAGGACGGTGGCGATTCAGCTTCGACCCGGCAGAACACACGGGCGCTGGTCTATGACGCCTCCGACCTCGCCCATCTCAAGCTGGCGCACGAATATGTCGTGCCGCTGCCTGTGTTCAAGGACGCCAAGGGCAAGACCAAGGTCGCCGCCCAGAGCGAGATCGTGGCGTTGTCGGACACGGCGTTCCTGATGCTGGCGCGCGACAGCGGCAACGGCCAGGGCCTGAAGGGCGATACGTCGCTCTACCGCGAAATCAGCATCGTCGATGTCTCGTCCGCCACCGACATTGCCGGCGGTCCTTTCGATGCCGCTGACAAGCCGCTCGCCCCCAAGGGCGTACTCGACCCGTCGGTGACGCCGGCCAAGCTGACGCCGTTCATCGACATCAACGACAATGCCGAGCTTGGCCGCTTCGGCCTGCACAATGGCGCCCCCAACGACCAAAACAACCTGTCCGAGAAGTGGGAAGCGATGTCGCTGGCCAGCGTGCTCGATCCGAAGCTGCCCGACGATTATTTCCTGTTCGTCGCCAATGACAACGACTTCCTTGCCCAGGACGGTTTCCAGGTCGGGGCGCCCTACAAGGCCGACGACGGCGCCGATGTCGACACCATGTTCCTGGTCTATCAGGTCACGCTTCCCGGCCTCGCCAAGAAGTAA
- a CDS encoding SH3 domain-containing protein, producing MRFRFLLAIATMLAAVFGTSAAAFAYSAHTTTNLNVRSGPGAGYARVGTLPAGFRVDVAGCQPGWCRIHGGGVSGWASSGYLSRAHVVRPPIVIVRPPHHRPPHWHKPPHHRPPHHRPPHKPRPGKCKIAPGFPCK from the coding sequence ATGAGATTTCGATTTCTGCTTGCGATAGCGACCATGCTGGCCGCCGTCTTCGGAACATCCGCCGCGGCCTTCGCCTACAGCGCTCATACCACGACAAATCTCAACGTGCGTAGCGGGCCCGGCGCGGGATACGCCAGGGTCGGGACGTTGCCGGCCGGCTTCAGGGTCGACGTGGCCGGCTGCCAGCCGGGTTGGTGCCGGATCCATGGCGGTGGTGTCAGCGGCTGGGCCAGTTCCGGTTATCTTTCGCGCGCCCATGTCGTTCGTCCGCCGATCGTCATCGTTCGTCCGCCGCATCATCGGCCGCCGCACTGGCACAAGCCGCCCCATCACCGTCCTCCGCACCATCGCCCGCCGCACAAGCCGCGGCCCGGCAAGTGCAAGATCGCGCCCGGCTTTCCCTGCAAATAG
- a CDS encoding SDR family NAD(P)-dependent oxidoreductase, which yields MITDAEIQTALPALSPGNTAVITGAASGIGLAAAKRLALMGMRIVLADIAGTRLDDASRAVSAIAGDDAVLAVASDVSKADEVDRLADRAFGAFGEISLLMNNAGVGDNPGKPWENRDAWKRLLDINFWGVVHGVEAFAPRMLASARPGLILNTGSKQGITTPPGNLAYNVSKAGVKTFTEGLAHALRNEPGARLSAHLLIPGFTYTGLTEGATEKPAGAWTGEQVVDFMLESLVSGDFYILCPDNDVARPVDEKRMAWAIGDIIENRPALSRWHPDHKDAFAAFMKN from the coding sequence ATGATCACCGACGCCGAAATCCAGACCGCCCTGCCCGCGCTCAGCCCCGGCAACACCGCCGTCATCACCGGCGCCGCGAGCGGCATTGGGCTGGCGGCCGCCAAACGACTTGCGTTGATGGGCATGAGGATCGTGCTCGCGGACATCGCCGGGACCCGCCTTGACGATGCCTCCCGGGCAGTCTCGGCCATTGCCGGCGACGACGCCGTGCTTGCCGTTGCATCGGACGTTTCGAAGGCCGATGAGGTCGATCGTCTCGCCGACCGGGCATTCGGCGCCTTCGGCGAGATTTCGCTGCTGATGAACAATGCCGGTGTCGGCGATAACCCGGGCAAGCCCTGGGAAAACCGTGATGCGTGGAAGCGGCTGCTCGACATCAATTTCTGGGGTGTCGTGCATGGCGTGGAGGCCTTCGCGCCACGCATGCTGGCATCGGCCAGACCGGGCCTGATCCTCAACACCGGCTCCAAACAAGGCATCACCACGCCGCCCGGCAACCTTGCCTACAATGTCTCCAAGGCAGGCGTGAAGACATTCACCGAAGGCCTGGCGCATGCGCTACGCAACGAGCCTGGTGCCCGCCTGTCGGCGCATCTGCTCATCCCCGGCTTCACCTATACCGGCCTCACCGAGGGTGCTACGGAAAAACCGGCCGGTGCCTGGACCGGCGAGCAGGTTGTTGATTTCATGTTGGAATCGCTGGTCAGCGGCGATTTCTACATCCTGTGTCCGGACAATGACGTGGCGCGCCCCGTGGACGAAAAGCGCATGGCCTGGGCGATCGGCGACATCATCGAAAACCGCCCCGCCTTGTCGCGCTGGCACCCGGACCACAAGGATGCCTTCGCGGCCTTCATGAAAAACTGA
- a CDS encoding TMEM175 family protein, which translates to MGKGRVEAFTDGVVAIIITIMVLDLKVPEGEDFSALAPQLPIFLCYVLSFINVGIYWNNLHNMFHTVQRVDGGVLWANLHLLFWLSLMPVTTAFMGENHFATVPVAVYGFDLAMCATAYGILVIALHRLHGPDTAFAKAIGSDRKGRLSLAGYLAAIALAFLNRWIGVGLYVAIALVWLVPDTRFSRVLEK; encoded by the coding sequence ATGGGCAAAGGCAGGGTCGAGGCATTCACCGACGGCGTGGTGGCCATCATCATCACCATCATGGTGCTGGACCTCAAGGTGCCGGAGGGCGAGGACTTTTCCGCCCTGGCGCCGCAATTGCCGATCTTCCTGTGCTACGTGCTCTCATTCATCAATGTCGGCATCTACTGGAACAATCTGCACAACATGTTCCACACCGTGCAGCGCGTCGATGGTGGCGTGCTGTGGGCAAACCTGCATCTGTTGTTCTGGTTGTCCCTGATGCCGGTAACGACGGCTTTCATGGGCGAGAACCATTTCGCCACGGTTCCGGTCGCGGTCTACGGTTTCGATCTTGCAATGTGTGCGACCGCCTACGGCATCCTGGTCATCGCCCTGCACCGTCTGCATGGGCCGGATACCGCCTTCGCCAAGGCAATCGGCAGTGACCGCAAGGGAAGGCTTTCGCTTGCCGGCTACCTGGCGGCGATCGCGCTTGCCTTCCTCAACCGGTGGATCGGCGTGGGCCTCTATGTTGCCATCGCCCTGGTGTGGCTGGTGCCGGACACGCGCTTTTCGCGCGTTCTCGAGAAATAG
- a CDS encoding SCO family protein: protein MMRSILVGILVLMAAGIGWLTFDWYRGHYGGEPFGAPFTLVDQKGAPITEAAFRGQPSVVFFGFTHCPEVCPTTLFELSGWLKTLGDDGKTLHAYFVSVDPERDTPAVMNAYVSNFSDRITGITGDPDKVHAMAKSFGIYWKKVDTGDGDYTMDHTASVLLLNGKGDFAGTIAYGESASTAVEKLKRLAAKG, encoded by the coding sequence ATGATGCGTTCTATCCTGGTCGGTATTCTCGTCCTGATGGCGGCCGGCATCGGCTGGCTGACCTTCGACTGGTATCGCGGCCACTATGGCGGCGAACCGTTCGGCGCACCCTTCACCCTGGTCGACCAGAAAGGCGCGCCGATCACCGAGGCGGCATTCAGGGGCCAGCCCAGCGTCGTCTTCTTCGGCTTCACCCACTGTCCCGAGGTTTGCCCGACCACGCTGTTCGAACTCTCCGGCTGGCTGAAGACGCTCGGCGACGACGGCAAGACCCTGCACGCCTATTTCGTCTCGGTCGACCCGGAGCGTGATACGCCGGCGGTCATGAACGCCTATGTCAGCAACTTCTCCGACCGCATCACCGGCATCACAGGCGACCCGGACAAGGTCCATGCCATGGCAAAGTCGTTCGGCATCTACTGGAAGAAGGTTGATACCGGCGACGGCGACTATACGATGGACCACACCGCCTCGGTGCTGCTGCTCAACGGCAAGGGCGACTTTGCCGGCACGATCGCCTATGGCGAAAGCGCCAGCACCGCGGTCGAAAAGCTGAAGCGTCTTGCCGCGAAGGGCTAG
- a CDS encoding CreA family protein gives MRKLIGRKVIGGALAACLALGTGGAVAEEVGKVGVDWVGNDIKIDAIKDPKVDGVTCHVAYFDRSVIDRLHKGNWFEDPSDSSISCRQTGPITIGNIDMSEGGEEVFKQGLSLIWKKQVVNRIYDKANETLIYLSHSRQVQNGSAKMSVTTVPLYGQNVVWSKGKPN, from the coding sequence TTGCGCAAACTGATTGGGCGAAAAGTGATCGGCGGCGCCTTGGCCGCATGCCTTGCGCTCGGCACCGGCGGCGCCGTCGCCGAGGAAGTCGGCAAGGTGGGCGTCGACTGGGTCGGCAACGACATCAAGATCGACGCGATCAAGGACCCCAAGGTGGATGGCGTGACCTGCCATGTCGCCTATTTCGACCGCAGCGTCATCGATCGCCTGCACAAGGGCAACTGGTTCGAGGATCCCAGCGATTCCTCGATCTCCTGCCGCCAGACCGGTCCTATCACCATCGGCAACATCGACATGAGCGAGGGCGGCGAGGAGGTGTTCAAGCAAGGCCTCAGCCTGATCTGGAAGAAGCAGGTGGTGAACCGCATCTACGACAAGGCCAACGAGACGTTGATCTACCTCTCGCATTCCCGCCAGGTGCAGAACGGCTCGGCGAAAATGTCGGTCACGACAGTGCCGCTCTACGGCCAGAACGTGGTGTGGAGCAAGGGCAAGCCGAACTAG
- a CDS encoding low affinity iron permease family protein, protein MEKLFTKVANWVAHIAGLPLTFAACGLIVVVWAASGPFFGFSDTWQLVINTGTTIITFLMVFLIQNTQNRDGAAIQAKLDELIRVSEGHNRFIGIEHLTESEVEEIRDKCERAARRHDEKIAAMAAKKAVAQKRAPKKRAA, encoded by the coding sequence ATGGAAAAGCTTTTCACCAAGGTCGCCAACTGGGTCGCCCACATAGCCGGCCTACCGTTGACCTTCGCCGCTTGTGGCCTGATCGTCGTCGTCTGGGCGGCAAGCGGGCCGTTCTTCGGCTTCTCGGACACCTGGCAATTGGTGATCAACACCGGCACGACCATCATCACCTTCCTGATGGTGTTTCTCATCCAGAACACCCAGAACCGCGACGGCGCGGCGATCCAGGCCAAGCTCGATGAACTGATCCGGGTCAGCGAGGGCCACAACCGCTTCATCGGCATCGAGCACCTGACGGAATCCGAGGTCGAGGAGATCCGCGACAAATGCGAACGGGCGGCGCGACGGCATGACGAAAAGATCGCCGCCATGGCCGCGAAGAAGGCCGTGGCGCAAAAACGAGCTCCGAAGAAGCGTGCGGCCTGA